The Candidatus Stygibacter australis genome includes the window AGTTATAATGATGTCAATATTCGTAATATAGAAGATACCATAGATTATACTAGGGTATTTGATCTGATCAAAGATGTGATGGAAAAGCATTCCTATCATTTGATGGAGAATTGTGCAAACCAGGTTTTAGATACGGTTATGGGCAGTTTTGAGAATATCATATTTTCTGAGATCAAAATAATAAAACCATCTGTTCCTATCAATGGTTCACTGGATTCAGCAGAAATTGTCATGCACAGGAAACGATGAAAGTATATGTAGGTTTGGGCAGCAATATGGGAGATCGTAAAGGATATCTGACAAAAGCAAAGGATATGCTGAAAACCCATGCTAATATTAAAATATTGAAAGAGAGTGAAATATTGGAAACAGTTCCTTACGGCATTACTGATCAGGCAGATTTTTTGAATCAGGTGATTTTGATTGAAACTGAACTTTCTGCAAATGATGTATTAGGAGTATGCCGGAAAGTGGAGATTGAATCGGGTAGAATGAGAACCAGAAAATGGGGACCTCGCACAATAGATATCGATATTTTGTTTTATGAAGGTCAGGTGATCGATACGAATGAGCTGATAATACCTCATGCAGATCTTCATAATCGGAAATTCGTTTTGGAATCAATGCTTGAACTGGCACCTGAGTTTATTCACCCTGTTTTAGGTGAAAGCATTCAGGAAATATATAATAAATTAGAAAGCGAGAAGTAAAATGAGAACAGCAGCAATAATTCTGGCAGCAGGAAAAGGTACAAGAATGCGCAGCGATCTTCCCAAAGTGGTATTTGAGATTGATGGAGTGCCCATGATCAATCGCGTGATCAATACTGCTAAGGAAATGGAAAGTGAACGCATAATAGTTGTGATTGGTTATAAAAAAGAAGTAGTAAAGGCAGTGGTCCCAGAGGATGAACGCATCAGATTTGCAATTCAGGATCCTCAAAATGGTACAGGGCATGCGATCATGGTTTGCCGAGATCAAATTCAGGATTTTGAAGGTCTGATCTTCATACTTTATGGGGATGTGCCATTATTAACATCAGCTACTTTACAGAAGATGTATGAAGTGCATCAGCGGGAAAAATCAGCCTGCACGGTACTTACTGCTATTATGGATGATCCTTTGCAGTATGGAAGAATACTAAGAGATGAAACAGGTGATTTTACAAAAATTGTAGAACATAAAGATGCTACTTATGATGAACGCAAAGTGAAAGAGATAAATACCGGGATATATTGTTATAATTCTCTTGATCTATTGTGGAGCATATCACAACTAAAGAATGATAATAGCCAGGGGGAGTATTATTTAACTGATACTCTGGAAATATTGAAAGACACAGGAAAACACATTTCTACAGTGACCCTCACTGACAATGTGGAGGCAAGTGGAGTGAATTCTCCTGAGCAATTGAAAGAGCTAGAGCAAGAATTGAAAATAATGGAGAAGAATCAGGAAAATGACTGATATATTATATTCACCATGGCGAATGGATTATATAAACTCACAGAAGGAAGAAGGCTGTATATTCTGTCTTGAACATCCAGAAGCCGAAGATGAAATGCATTTGATCCTGTACAGAAGTGATTATTCCTTTGTGATAATGAATTTGTATCCATATAATAATGGACATCTGATGGTTGTTCCCAGGCGTCACACATCCAACCTGTTGAGTTTGGAGGAATCTGAAAGAAATGACCTTTTTGAACTTGTGCAGAAAACAACAGGCATCATTCATAAATATTATCATCCTGATGGGTTAAATATCGGGATGAATATAGGTAAAGCGGCTGGAGCAGGTATTGATGAACATATTCATGTGCACATTGTGCCCCGCTGGACAGGGGATGTAAATTTTATGACGAGTGCAAGTGGAGTACGCGTTATACCTGAGAAATTTGAGAATGCATACCAACGATTAAAGGAACAATTTGACAAGCTCAATGACTGAAAAAAAATTGACTGAGGAAAAGAAAGTAAATAGCAAAAAGGGAGCGATAACTGTCTCGATCTGTTTTGCTGTTGCTATGATAATAGTGATGATCTATATTCTATTTCCCGAAAGCAGTGAAATTGTGGAAATGGAAGATGATTATAAACCAAGTATAAATATCCTGGTAAGAAATGGTTGTGGTGTGAGTGGTCTGGCACAAAGAGTATCACAGGCACTCCTGTATAATGACATCACAGTGATAGACTGGGAAAATATATCTAATATGCAATGCGAATATGAAGAGACCATGCTGGTTGTTCGCCAGGAAGGTAAAGATGTGGAAAAAAAGCTGAATTATCTAAAAAGCAAAACTGGAATTACAAAAGTAACCAGAGCTGTGAAGGATAATGCAAAAGCAGAATTTGAGTTGATCCTGGGTAAAGATTATATACTTTACTTTAAATAATAAATGAGGTATTATGGAAATTAAAATTGAAGATACTGTTAAGAAAATTACTGAATGGTTAGAAGAGAAAAAAGCTGAGATGATCAAAGTATATGATGTGAGAAGTAGAAGTGATTATACTGATATGATCATGGTCTGTGAAGGCTCTGGCGATCTGCATAACAGAGCAATAGCTCAAAATGTACTGGATAAAGCTAAAGAAGAGTCGATTTATGTTCTGGGTAAAGAAGGTATGGATAATGGTACCTGGATATTGATAGATATGGTTACTATAGTGGTTCATGTATTTGATCATGAAACCAGGGAATATTATGATTTAGAGGAATTGTGGGAAGTATCTGATCGAGTTCGAAAACAAAAATCAGTTGAAGATCAGACAGGGAAAGAGAATTAGAGGAGAGCAAAATGCTTAAAGCTAAAATTCGTGGTGATATTGCCCAGGCAATGGAAACCCTGGGATACAAGTACCTAGACAATTATTCTGTAGAAGTACCTAAAAACATTGAGCATGGTGATTTTTCTACTAATATAGCCATGGTGTGCAGTAAGCTGAATAAAATGAAACCTGTCAATCTGGCAAAAAAGATCGTGGCAGAAATGGAGAAAAAAAGAGATTATAAAAGCGTCTCACTTGCTGGTGCAGGATTTATAAATTTCACTTTGAGTAATTATGTTTATCATCATATGATGCCTATGATCATGTTCAATGATTATGGTTCCAGCAATTACGGAAAAAGACGAAAGGTCATTCTGGAATTTGTATCTGCAAATCCAACCGGACCCTTAAATGTAGTTTCAGCTCGTGCATCTGCTTATGGAGATAGCCTGTATAGAGTATTCAAATATGTCGGGTATGAGCCATTTAGAGAATTTTATGTAAATGATGCTGGTAATCAGGTAGATATACTCGCAGAATCTGTTGAATTGCGTTATCGTGAGTTACATGGAGAAATAATAACTGATTTTCCTGCAGAGGCTTATAATGGAGATTATATTAAAGACATAGCTGCCAAACTCAATTCCATTGAAGGCTCCAAACTTCTTCATTATTCTGAAAAGGATAGATTGGACAGAATGAAAGATTTTGCTCTGGAAGAAATACACAGAATGCAGGTGTATAGTTTAGAGAAATTCGGAGTTGAATTTGAGAATTGGATGAGTGAGAAAAAACTCCGCCAGGAAGGCTCTATAGAAGAAGTTCTCAGCTATTTATCAGAAGCGAATGTAACTTTTGAAAAGGATGATGCCATCTGGTTTGAATCGACCAGGTTTGGAGATGAGAAAGACAGAGTATTAATGAGAGCAGATGGAACCATCACCTATATAGTTCCAGACATTGCATACCATCTAACTAAATATCAAAGAGGTTTTGATATCATAATAGATGTTCTGGGACCAGATCATCACGGATATGTTCCGCGTTTGAAAGCAGCTCTGGAAGCACTTGATTATGATT containing:
- the folB gene encoding dihydroneopterin aldolase produces the protein MKIRLNKMVFYGYHGTQPEERKLGQRYIVDFELETDSYNDVNIRNIEDTIDYTRVFDLIKDVMEKHSYHLMENCANQVLDTVMGSFENIIFSEIKIIKPSVPINGSLDSAEIVMHRKR
- the folK gene encoding 2-amino-4-hydroxy-6-hydroxymethyldihydropteridine diphosphokinase codes for the protein MKVYVGLGSNMGDRKGYLTKAKDMLKTHANIKILKESEILETVPYGITDQADFLNQVILIETELSANDVLGVCRKVEIESGRMRTRKWGPRTIDIDILFYEGQVIDTNELIIPHADLHNRKFVLESMLELAPEFIHPVLGESIQEIYNKLESEK
- a CDS encoding NTP transferase domain-containing protein yields the protein MRTAAIILAAGKGTRMRSDLPKVVFEIDGVPMINRVINTAKEMESERIIVVIGYKKEVVKAVVPEDERIRFAIQDPQNGTGHAIMVCRDQIQDFEGLIFILYGDVPLLTSATLQKMYEVHQREKSACTVLTAIMDDPLQYGRILRDETGDFTKIVEHKDATYDERKVKEINTGIYCYNSLDLLWSISQLKNDNSQGEYYLTDTLEILKDTGKHISTVTLTDNVEASGVNSPEQLKELEQELKIMEKNQEND
- a CDS encoding HIT domain-containing protein, with product MTDILYSPWRMDYINSQKEEGCIFCLEHPEAEDEMHLILYRSDYSFVIMNLYPYNNGHLMVVPRRHTSNLLSLEESERNDLFELVQKTTGIIHKYYHPDGLNIGMNIGKAAGAGIDEHIHVHIVPRWTGDVNFMTSASGVRVIPEKFENAYQRLKEQFDKLND
- a CDS encoding LytR C-terminal domain-containing protein; this translates as MTEKKLTEEKKVNSKKGAITVSICFAVAMIIVMIYILFPESSEIVEMEDDYKPSINILVRNGCGVSGLAQRVSQALLYNDITVIDWENISNMQCEYEETMLVVRQEGKDVEKKLNYLKSKTGITKVTRAVKDNAKAEFELILGKDYILYFK
- the rsfS gene encoding ribosome silencing factor, with protein sequence MEIKIEDTVKKITEWLEEKKAEMIKVYDVRSRSDYTDMIMVCEGSGDLHNRAIAQNVLDKAKEESIYVLGKEGMDNGTWILIDMVTIVVHVFDHETREYYDLEELWEVSDRVRKQKSVEDQTGKEN
- the argS gene encoding arginine--tRNA ligase; the encoded protein is MLKAKIRGDIAQAMETLGYKYLDNYSVEVPKNIEHGDFSTNIAMVCSKLNKMKPVNLAKKIVAEMEKKRDYKSVSLAGAGFINFTLSNYVYHHMMPMIMFNDYGSSNYGKRRKVILEFVSANPTGPLNVVSARASAYGDSLYRVFKYVGYEPFREFYVNDAGNQVDILAESVELRYRELHGEIITDFPAEAYNGDYIKDIAAKLNSIEGSKLLHYSEKDRLDRMKDFALEEIHRMQVYSLEKFGVEFENWMSEKKLRQEGSIEEVLSYLSEANVTFEKDDAIWFESTRFGDEKDRVLMRADGTITYIVPDIAYHLTKYQRGFDIIIDVLGPDHHGYVPRLKAALEALDYDFDKLEVVFLQHINLFSNGELVKMSKRAGKIVTMNDLIDEVGKDATRYFFLDRRPNSHLNFDLELAKKASSENPVFYIQYAHARICSILKKAKKEKITLDNFDLKQLKKLDKFEEIRLIKKMLSFPEILNQITD